The Syntrophales bacterium genome includes the window AATAATCATATTCGTGTGCCTACACGTTTTGAAGGTGAACACCAAGTGAAAAATCATAAGTGCTTGATTTTATGCGATGTGATCTGGTATTTTAGGTAAAATTAGGCTGATGTGAGCCTACAGATCCCAAACGCAAGTCTGCAATTCAGATTCCTGTCCTGCATTATTAATAGTTATTTGATAGCGTGAATTTTTTTAGGATTTAAATTCGGAATGGAAACGTTTTGAGCAATTCGAGATCGCCCTTATAGATCTTTGCCTCGACAATAAATAAGGTTCTCTATTCCACGGAATTCACCCTCTCTTTCAACTCTTTTCCGACTTTAAAGAAAGGCAGTTTCTTGGGTGCTACTTTGATTTCCTGCTTGGTTCTCGGGTTTTGGCCATCATAACCATCATAGTTTCTGACAGTGAAATTTCCGAATCCTTTGATCTTAACCCTGTCGCCGTTTGCAAGTGTGTCAGTGAATTTTTTAAAAATCAGATTTACAATGTCGGTTGCCCGCTTTTCTGTCAGGCCTTCTTTTTGAGCCAGTGTATTTATCAGATCAGATTTGTTCATAGATTCCTCCCGTTGGTATACTACGTGTAATTATTTTCCTACCTGATCTACCCTGTCCCTTATACATGCCACCAATACCTTGAGTTCGTCCCCCTTCAATCGCAGTAAGAAATTCAGATTATCATCAGTGTTCAAAAGCTTTTTAATTATCTCCAGCATTTTTTCTTTTGTCATCCGAATATCTTTAAAAACATAGATGCCGATTTTTTCATCAGTAAGCACTGCTATCATTTGTAAAAAATACAACGAATTGAATAGAAGTCATGCTTTTGCATAAATGCTGTTGTTACTCTTAGATTGTTTCCTATCAAGTAAACACGTTACCATCGCCATCTTTTACCATCAGGTGTAAACGGGTTAGTTAGGTCATGTTCTGGCTCATCTTCATCGTAGCGACGGTATTTGGGTCTTATTTCTTTATGTATCCAGAGAAGGGATAGCACAACATTGTAACGATTAAGTGCTACTGAGTGTTCCATTATATCTGCTTCTTCATCTACATTACCTGCTATCCATGCGGAGGCCGGTACTTTTTCTGGCTTAAGAGGCATTTCAACTCCATCGTAAAAGTCAAAAGCATATGTGTTTGGACTCAATTTTTCTCCGACCTTTACATGAAACTCGAAACTGTTTGATTTTTTATACCATCTGACAGAGCTGTCCCCACTAATTACTATAGCGCAAGGTTCTGAAGATAATTGAACGTATCTTAAAGCTGTTGCTGTTAATGTTGTCCTAAATTCATCGGCTAGTTTTGCAACAATATCTATACTTGGTGACTCACTCCCGATATGATCGGAGAAGATATCTTCTGGCATCAGAATATTGGCAGCGAAATCATTTGCTTCGATTTCTTGTGATTTGCTTTCGTTCCATTGGAACATGTCCTGTTCAGTACATATGATTAATTGTGAGTCTTGATGAAGTTCAAAATGACCTAACTCATGTGCAATTGCGAATCTCTTGCGTCCCTGCTCGGGTATTCTTGTACTTACAGTAATAATGCCAAGCCGTCCCTTTCTCACCAACCAAGCTTCCGATGACTCTAAAATCTTTTCTCTGACTAGAGCGCCTCGCTCCATGGCGATGTCATGGATATGAATCTCTGAGGGGTCTCGTATTTTTAACCTTTTTATAATTTCCCCGGCCTTCATTGATGGCTTTAATTTGTTGGCAGTCACCAAAGTTTACTGCTCCTCTTTCTCATTCAATTTTTCTAAAATTTTCAAGTTGTCCATATCTTCCAAGAGTGACTCAAGGTCTTTTTCTGAAATTGAATTTCTGTTTCGAAAATATGTTTCTGCATACTTTTGGGCTTCAACTCCACAAGAACCTGAGATGATTTTTCTGGCTTTTCCCCATAGGTCAGAAGCCTTCTGTGTAATATTTTGGGATGATTTTAATTCTAATTGTCTTTCAAGTTCTAAACGCCTCGCTGCGGCTTTTTCACGCCATGCCAATCGTATTTTTGCAGATTCGTTTTCAGCGATTTCTTTTACCTTCTTCATTAGCTCAGCCGTGTCAATTCCCTCTCCCGCTAACGCTTCTAACAAGTCCTCTCGTGTTAGTTCGTCGGAATCGATCATAAAATTAGAAAGGGATTCTATAAATCCTTTTCTGACTTCAGTTTTTTTAGGATTCATGTCTATTCCTCATTCTCTTATCGATTTTCTTCTTGTAAGTATTCGCTTATTTTACTTATCCTTCTTAAGAGTTTTTTCTTTAGATTATTTACCTTTGATACTTCCCAACTCAATTGTGCCGCTATATCTTGCGGTTTATTAAATCCCTCCTCTATGCAATAAAGGAGCAATTCGAGATCGCTATCACCCTTAACCATTTCATATAATTTGTTTTTTGCCTTTTCCTCGAGAATTTCCCTCTCACGCGATATCAGTTCATATTCAGGAGTATGTATTCCCTCTATCGTTTGAGAAGGTATTGGATAATTGTCAAGAACATTTGTCATACCTTGTTCATCATCCGGCGCGTGAGGATGTATAGTCTTTTTATGCTCCATTGAAGAAAAAAGATGTTCCAAGTCACTGTTTACGATCCACGTTAAGTGAGTCAGCAAGTTTGGATACTTGTCGGGGTCCCAGCTTCTTGTTTCCTGCCATACTTTCTCAATGGCCTCAAAAGCAATATCTTCTGGTGTCTTTCCTCTTGGAAGCGAACCAGCGTTTCGTGTTTCCCAAGGATAACGACGTGCCCTCCATACGGCATGGTAAGTCAATTTCAAAATAATATCTTCCCAATCGGCTGTCTCTAAAAGATTGAGGACCTTATCCTTCATCACTTTTGCATCCCTATAATTAATAAACCGAGATGGAAAAAAAATCGTCACTCAGTGGCAAATTTTTTAATTTGCCGGATTATAAATAATGAGATCATAAAATAATATGTGATGCTGATGTTAACATAAAGTAATGTCCGGTTTTTATTATGCATAATCCATACACCGTGTCAAACGGAATCGAATGCGAATACTTGTCTGTGACATCGTGAATATGCCCGCACTTGGAATCGTGCACAGAGAGTGATGGTAAAAAAATTGTTAGGGGGTAAATATGGCAAGAGAAGAACATCACATCGTTCCAGATTCTAATGGTGGCTGGAACATTAAAAAAGGAGGATCAAATCGTTCATCCGGTCATTTCGACCGGAAACAAGATGCTATCGATCGAGCCAGAGAGGTAAGTCGGAACCAAAGAACGGAGCTGATTATTCACAACAAAAACGGAAGAATCTCAAGGGCGGACAGTCACGGACACGATCCGTGTCCGCCAAAAGACAAGAAATAATTAAATTATTTAAGGATTTACTGATTGTGAAGAATTGTCCTTTATATCTGAGATTCATCACAAGGTAAAAGTTATTCCTAATAATACAGGAAACAGGGAAGAAAATATTATGTCTGAAAAATTTCAAATACTATCGTTCGATGGCGGTGGAATAAAAGGGCTTTTTTCGGCCGCAGTTTTGGCCCATTTGGAAGAAGACCTCAAAGTCAGCGCTGCAGAACACTTTGATCTTATCGTTGGTACTTCGACAGGTGGGATTATTGCCCTAGGATTGGGGGTGGGGATGAGCCCAAGGGAAGTGGTTCAGTTTTACGTAAAGAAAGGTCCTGATATCTTTGACGGACATAAGTCTATGAAGCTCAGGCGGATTTTACGTTGGTTTCGACACTGCATTTGTAACAAATATGATGCTGGCCCGCTAGAAAGGGCTCTGAAAGAATGTTTCGAAGAAAGGCTCCTTGCTGATAGTTGCAAACGCTTGGTGATTCCTTCATACAATATTGGGGAAGATGATGTCTATCTCTTCAAAACCTCCCATCATAAAAGACTAACTCGTGACTACAAGGTGCCAATCTGGAAGGTTGCAATGGCGACCAGTGCCGCCCCGACCTATTTCCCCTCTTTTCAGGGTGTCAATCATATTCGCTTAGTCGATGGAGGGGTCTGGGCGAACAACCCAATTATGGTGGGTATCGTGGAAGCTGTAAGCTTGCTTGATATACCACTATCTGCAATTCGGGTGCTTAGCTTAGGAACCACAGACGAGATAAAAGGACGTCCCCGAAAATTAAACCGTGGAG containing:
- a CDS encoding HU family DNA-binding protein, with translation MNKSDLINTLAQKEGLTEKRATDIVNLIFKKFTDTLANGDRVKIKGFGNFTVRNYDGYDGQNPRTKQEIKVAPKKLPFFKVGKELKERVNSVE
- a CDS encoding DUF2188 domain-containing protein, producing MAREEHHIVPDSNGGWNIKKGGSNRSSGHFDRKQDAIDRAREVSRNQRTELIIHNKNGRISRADSHGHDPCPPKDKK
- a CDS encoding CBASS cGAMP-activated phospholipase codes for the protein MSEKFQILSFDGGGIKGLFSAAVLAHLEEDLKVSAAEHFDLIVGTSTGGIIALGLGVGMSPREVVQFYVKKGPDIFDGHKSMKLRRILRWFRHCICNKYDAGPLERALKECFEERLLADSCKRLVIPSYNIGEDDVYLFKTSHHKRLTRDYKVPIWKVAMATSAAPTYFPSFQGVNHIRLVDGGVWANNPIMVGIVEAVSLLDIPLSAIRVLSLGTTDEIKGRPRKLNRGGRWQWKQQCIDVVLRGQSIGAFTQAQHLLGKDKVIRVDPKVPDELFELDKLSEKELLAKAAHESRHFSPQFKQIFMKHKAAKYKPIYS
- a CDS encoding ImmA/IrrE family metallo-endopeptidase, producing the protein MTANKLKPSMKAGEIIKRLKIRDPSEIHIHDIAMERGALVREKILESSEAWLVRKGRLGIITVSTRIPEQGRKRFAIAHELGHFELHQDSQLIICTEQDMFQWNESKSQEIEANDFAANILMPEDIFSDHIGSESPSIDIVAKLADEFRTTLTATALRYVQLSSEPCAIVISGDSSVRWYKKSNSFEFHVKVGEKLSPNTYAFDFYDGVEMPLKPEKVPASAWIAGNVDEEADIMEHSVALNRYNVVLSLLWIHKEIRPKYRRYDEDEPEHDLTNPFTPDGKRWRW